The Desulfomicrobium orale DSM 12838 genome includes a window with the following:
- a CDS encoding SurA N-terminal domain-containing protein, with product MLDILRQGAQSWMIKVLFGIIIAVFVLAFGMNRVDHDRGTTVATVNGEPILFQQFQDRLQRSLEMVRAQSPGMSSEMLAQMGFKKQIFEQMVVEELLLQKAAELGVTVSREELTREVHMLPAFRNEAGVFDPAVYQSVLQNNHLTPGVFEADYMRGMLMTKMRGYIGLAGRLNEDLIHDFFTYGQSKAVIAYRLFPWEDYRGQVNATDEQVNSYYENHKSEYAIPAQARVAYLEITPASLADLAAVTDQEIQKHYDARKEDFKVEEEVKARHLLVRVAEDAPEEDVKKAMEKIETARKELQAGKKFADVAGKYTEDPSGTDTGGALGWFGRGRMVKPFEDAAFGLEKGAVSEPVRTQFGFHLIEVEDKKPAYYRELPDVSGQIRERLAQDRAAETLQDRLDQALEMLLAGETLQAVAKSIGLRLEVRETAPFSRQQGPGELPGLSAENAEALFDLAVNATTQTPLMVQDGYLLATKLEQTPELFTPLDEVRQGIKDTIVREEALKLAKTAADKALPGLKDGGENATLKETEPFGRQDQIPGLGMVQPLTKAAFGAAPGTWLPESYAVPEGYVLAKTVKVTPPTEEEWEAEKTSWIESMNRGSEQQAVQAFLTDLRNKADVRIINPAVLEN from the coding sequence ATGCTGGATATACTGCGCCAGGGCGCACAGAGCTGGATGATAAAAGTTCTCTTCGGCATCATCATCGCCGTCTTTGTGCTGGCCTTCGGCATGAACCGCGTGGACCACGACCGGGGCACCACTGTGGCCACGGTCAACGGCGAGCCCATCCTCTTTCAGCAGTTTCAGGACCGCCTGCAACGCAGCCTGGAAATGGTCCGCGCCCAGAGTCCCGGCATGTCTTCGGAGATGCTGGCCCAGATGGGATTCAAAAAGCAGATTTTCGAACAGATGGTCGTGGAAGAACTGCTGCTGCAGAAGGCCGCCGAACTGGGCGTGACCGTATCCAGGGAAGAGCTGACCCGCGAAGTGCATATGCTTCCGGCCTTCCGGAACGAGGCCGGAGTGTTCGATCCGGCGGTCTATCAGAGCGTGCTGCAGAACAATCATCTCACGCCCGGCGTTTTTGAGGCCGACTACATGCGCGGCATGCTCATGACCAAGATGCGTGGTTATATAGGGCTGGCCGGCCGCCTGAACGAAGACCTGATCCATGATTTCTTCACTTACGGCCAGAGTAAGGCCGTTATCGCGTACAGACTTTTTCCCTGGGAGGACTATCGCGGGCAGGTCAACGCCACGGACGAACAGGTGAACAGCTATTACGAGAACCACAAGAGCGAGTATGCCATTCCGGCTCAGGCCCGTGTGGCATACCTGGAAATCACGCCGGCTTCCTTGGCCGACCTCGCCGCTGTGACCGATCAGGAAATCCAGAAGCACTACGATGCCCGCAAGGAAGACTTCAAGGTGGAAGAGGAAGTCAAGGCCCGGCATCTGCTGGTGCGCGTGGCCGAGGATGCGCCTGAGGAAGACGTGAAAAAGGCCATGGAAAAGATCGAGACGGCGCGCAAGGAATTGCAGGCTGGCAAGAAGTTCGCGGATGTGGCCGGAAAGTACACCGAAGATCCTTCCGGAACAGATACGGGCGGTGCTTTGGGCTGGTTCGGTCGCGGCCGGATGGTCAAGCCTTTCGAGGATGCGGCCTTTGGCCTGGAAAAAGGTGCGGTCAGCGAACCCGTGCGCACCCAGTTCGGCTTTCATCTGATCGAGGTGGAGGACAAGAAGCCCGCCTACTACCGGGAGCTTCCCGACGTAAGCGGCCAGATTCGGGAGCGTCTCGCTCAGGATCGTGCCGCCGAGACGCTTCAGGACCGCCTGGATCAGGCCCTGGAAATGCTGCTCGCCGGTGAGACGCTTCAGGCTGTGGCCAAAAGCATCGGCCTGCGTCTCGAAGTCAGGGAAACAGCTCCCTTCAGCCGTCAGCAGGGGCCGGGAGAACTGCCCGGACTTTCGGCCGAAAATGCGGAGGCGCTTTTCGATCTGGCCGTGAACGCCACCACCCAGACTCCGCTGATGGTGCAGGATGGCTATCTGCTGGCCACCAAACTTGAGCAGACTCCGGAGCTTTTCACACCGCTGGACGAGGTCCGTCAGGGCATCAAGGATACTATAGTGCGGGAAGAAGCCCTGAAACTGGCCAAGACCGCTGCGGACAAGGCGCTGCCCGGACTTAAGGACGGAGGAGAAAACGCCACGCTCAAGGAAACCGAGCCCTTTGGCCGTCAGGACCAGATCCCCGGATTGGGGATGGTTCAGCCGCTGACCAAGGCGGCCTTCGGTGCCGCTCCCGGAACTTGGCTGCCGGAAAGCTATGCCGTGCCCGAAGGGTACGTGCTGGCCAAAACCGTCAAGGTGACACCGCCCACGGAAGAGGAATGGGAAGCCGAGAAGACGTCTTGGATCGAGTCCATGAACAGGGGCTCCGAGCAGCAGGCGGTGCAGGCCTTTCTTACGGATTTGCGAAACAAGGCGGATGTCCGTATTATCAATCCGGCGGTTCTTGAGAACTGA
- the rimO gene encoding 30S ribosomal protein S12 methylthiotransferase RimO, with product MDIRVHTISLGCPKNRVDTEWMLGGFGPGLIHAPEPEEAEVILVNTCGFIEPAVNESLQTILDTAERVASLRPRPLLVVTGCLVSRYGQELGRELPEVDLFLEIARQGELGVHVRNLLGRGEDTPPSRLLTTAPGFAYLKIAEGCDNRCRFCTIPSIRGPLKSRPEADILEDARRCLDQGRSELVLIAQDVTAYGRDRGGKSALPGLLRDLTRLSGLKWLRLMYLYPAGLDRELLSFLADLGPPLLPYFDIPLQHAHPEILASMGRPFRRDPREVVERVRSFFPQAALRTTFITGYPGETEIHFKALESFVREARFNHLGVFPYYPEDGSAAAALPGQLPGAVKKRRRDAIMRIQSGISADILREQEGQELDILVDCPHEEWPGLFEGRAWFQAPEVDGLTYVSGDGLVSGRMVRATVEEAKTYDLVTLA from the coding sequence ATGGACATACGCGTGCACACCATCAGCCTGGGCTGTCCCAAGAACCGGGTGGACACGGAGTGGATGCTCGGCGGATTCGGGCCGGGCCTCATTCACGCTCCGGAACCGGAAGAGGCCGAGGTCATCCTCGTCAATACCTGCGGGTTCATCGAGCCTGCTGTGAACGAATCCCTGCAGACCATTCTGGATACGGCGGAGCGCGTCGCGTCTCTGCGGCCCAGGCCCCTGCTGGTGGTCACGGGCTGCCTGGTCAGCCGCTACGGACAGGAACTTGGGCGGGAACTGCCGGAAGTGGACCTTTTTCTGGAAATAGCCCGGCAGGGAGAACTCGGGGTACATGTCCGGAATCTCCTGGGACGCGGGGAGGACACGCCGCCATCCCGGCTGCTGACCACGGCTCCGGGATTTGCCTACCTGAAAATCGCCGAAGGCTGTGACAACCGCTGCCGCTTCTGCACCATCCCATCCATTCGCGGCCCGCTCAAAAGCCGGCCGGAAGCGGACATCCTGGAAGACGCCCGGCGATGTCTCGATCAGGGCCGCAGCGAGCTGGTGCTCATCGCTCAGGATGTGACGGCCTATGGCCGGGACAGGGGTGGAAAAAGCGCTCTGCCCGGCCTGCTTCGTGATCTGACCCGGCTGTCCGGCCTCAAATGGCTGCGCCTCATGTATCTGTATCCGGCGGGGCTGGACCGGGAACTTCTCTCCTTTCTGGCGGACCTGGGGCCGCCCCTGCTGCCGTACTTCGACATCCCCTTGCAACACGCACATCCGGAAATCCTGGCTTCCATGGGCCGCCCTTTCCGGCGCGATCCGCGCGAGGTCGTCGAGCGGGTACGCAGCTTCTTCCCGCAGGCCGCACTGCGCACCACATTCATTACCGGATATCCGGGCGAAACCGAAATCCATTTCAAAGCCCTGGAGTCTTTTGTACGGGAAGCGCGCTTCAATCATCTGGGTGTTTTCCCGTATTACCCGGAAGACGGTTCGGCCGCGGCCGCCCTGCCCGGGCAACTGCCCGGCGCGGTCAAAAAGCGGCGGCGGGACGCCATCATGCGCATCCAGTCCGGCATCAGTGCGGACATTCTCCGGGAGCAGGAAGGGCAGGAGCTGGACATTCTGGTGGACTGTCCCCACGAGGAATGGCCGGGACTTTTCGAGGGACGAGCCTGGTTCCAGGCCCCGGAAGTTGACGGCCTCACTTATGTCAGCGGGGATGGGCTGGTTTCCGGCCGCATGGTCCGGGCCACGGTGGAAGAAGCCAAAACCTACGATCTTGTCACTCTGGCCTGA
- a CDS encoding elongator complex protein 3, whose product MRLVPFFLPGMGCPGKCVFCDQRAQTGVTYGGLERALISLTELLTTMDGSFALGFFGGTFTGLPPEWQKRFLEQAAQFRKNGALTHLRVSTRPDRIDRAALSLLQTGGVDMVELGVQSFSTPVLTASGRGYDGARAIRACEDVRDGGFELGIQLLPGLPGHDAGLWRKDAARVVALRPEVVRVYPCVVIGGTPLADMHARGEYTPWSLPLAVEETARAVLGFWRAGIRIIRLGLAAQPDMLARLKAGPWHPAFGNMVRSAALRLFLEERLAGLTGRIRAVWMPCALSGDLWGHGRANVPALARIGVTRERVKFWSETDIGVELSGPDPVPGEEQA is encoded by the coding sequence ATGCGCCTTGTCCCTTTTTTTCTGCCGGGCATGGGCTGTCCGGGAAAGTGCGTGTTCTGCGACCAGCGGGCTCAAACCGGCGTGACCTACGGCGGGCTGGAACGGGCGCTGATCTCGCTGACGGAGCTTCTCACGACAATGGACGGCTCCTTTGCCCTGGGCTTTTTCGGCGGGACCTTCACCGGTCTGCCGCCGGAATGGCAAAAACGATTTCTGGAGCAGGCTGCGCAGTTCCGCAAAAATGGCGCGCTGACGCATCTGCGCGTCTCCACCCGCCCCGACCGCATTGACCGGGCGGCCCTGAGCCTCTTGCAAACGGGCGGAGTGGACATGGTGGAACTGGGCGTGCAGAGTTTTTCCACACCGGTTCTGACCGCGAGCGGCCGGGGGTACGACGGCGCGCGCGCCATACGGGCCTGCGAGGATGTCCGCGACGGCGGATTTGAGCTGGGCATTCAGCTTCTGCCCGGCCTGCCCGGACACGATGCCGGGTTATGGCGGAAAGATGCGGCCCGCGTGGTCGCGTTGCGCCCGGAAGTGGTCCGCGTCTATCCATGCGTGGTCATTGGCGGCACGCCTCTGGCGGACATGCATGCCCGGGGCGAATACACGCCATGGTCTCTGCCCCTGGCCGTGGAGGAAACCGCCCGGGCCGTGCTCGGCTTCTGGAGGGCCGGAATCCGGATCATCCGCCTGGGATTGGCGGCGCAGCCGGACATGCTGGCCAGACTGAAGGCCGGGCCCTGGCATCCGGCCTTCGGCAACATGGTCCGCTCGGCGGCTCTGCGCCTCTTTCTGGAGGAACGGCTGGCAGGATTGACCGGCCGCATCCGTGCCGTGTGGATGCCGTGCGCTCTGAGCGGGGATCTGTGGGGGCATGGCCGGGCCAACGTCCCGGCTCTGGCCCGGATCGGCGTCACCAGAGAGCGGGTAAAATTCTGGTCCGAGACGGACATCGGAGTGGAGCTCTCGGGGCCGGATCCGGTTCCCGGCGAAGAACAGGCCTGA
- a CDS encoding septal ring lytic transglycosylase RlpA family protein, translated as MTPMHATKILGLLLIFALLAGLGGCGFRSVPPGGSITPPPGKSGKGKGGTYRPYTIRGQTYYPLASGEGYSENGVASWYGPQFHGRKTANGETYNMHQMTAAHRILPMNTRVLVRNLDNGRTAEVRINDRGPFVNNRIIDLSYAAANALGVVGPGTARVHVRSVGNQPIRYVGPFYVQYGAFVVRENALRLRDRLAGRGYRGTRVTRGELGGTIYWRVQIGAFNTLEQAEGVRVGLLQESPDCFVIAD; from the coding sequence ATGACACCCATGCACGCGACAAAAATTCTGGGACTCCTGCTGATCTTCGCCCTGCTGGCGGGGCTTGGCGGATGCGGCTTCAGGTCCGTCCCGCCCGGCGGCAGCATCACTCCGCCGCCAGGCAAAAGCGGCAAGGGCAAGGGAGGAACATACCGCCCCTACACCATCCGGGGGCAGACCTATTACCCTCTGGCATCGGGCGAGGGCTACTCCGAAAACGGTGTGGCCTCCTGGTACGGCCCGCAGTTCCACGGCCGGAAGACGGCCAACGGCGAGACCTACAACATGCACCAGATGACTGCGGCCCATCGTATTCTGCCCATGAATACCAGGGTTCTTGTACGAAACCTGGACAACGGACGCACGGCAGAAGTGCGGATCAACGACCGCGGTCCCTTCGTCAACAACCGCATCATCGACCTGTCCTATGCCGCCGCCAATGCACTGGGCGTCGTCGGTCCGGGCACGGCCAGGGTGCATGTGCGCAGCGTGGGCAACCAGCCCATCCGGTACGTAGGGCCGTTTTACGTGCAGTACGGAGCCTTTGTGGTTCGGGAGAATGCCCTGCGCCTGCGGGACCGGCTGGCCGGCCGGGGCTACAGGGGAACCCGCGTCACCAGGGGAGAATTGGGGGGAACGATATACTGGAGAGTGCAGATCGGGGCTTTCAATACTCTGGAACAGGCCGAAGGTGTCCGGGTCGGACTTCTTCAGGAAAGCCCCGACTGCTTCGTCATTGCGGATTGA
- a CDS encoding metallophosphoesterase family protein, whose protein sequence is MIIAVLSDTHLERPSPRLATAFDRYCAGADMLLHCGDCVGEETWAFLNAHHCFHAVLGNCDSFSLRGSLPALREVEAEGFRIGMAHGWGPRSLVAETVTAEFRNADLICYGHTHIRDWGFRGGVWMLNPGSFSLPRDGMAGLALLTLKKDLPPAVEWINVDPEESHRCLCV, encoded by the coding sequence ATGATCATAGCGGTGCTCTCCGACACGCATCTGGAGCGCCCCTCTCCGCGTCTGGCCACCGCATTCGACAGATACTGCGCCGGGGCCGACATGCTGCTGCACTGCGGCGACTGCGTGGGCGAGGAAACCTGGGCTTTTCTGAACGCGCACCACTGTTTCCACGCGGTTCTGGGTAACTGCGATTCTTTTTCGCTCCGTGGCAGCCTGCCGGCGCTGCGTGAAGTCGAAGCCGAAGGCTTCCGCATCGGCATGGCCCACGGTTGGGGACCGCGCAGTCTGGTGGCGGAAACCGTGACCGCCGAATTCCGGAACGCGGACCTGATCTGCTACGGACATACCCACATCCGCGACTGGGGATTTCGCGGCGGCGTATGGATGCTCAACCCCGGTTCCTTTTCCCTGCCCAGGGACGGCATGGCCGGTCTGGCACTGCTGACGCTGAAAAAAGACCTGCCACCCGCCGTGGAGTGGATAAACGTGGACCCTGAAGAGAGCCACCGGTGCCTATGCGTCTGA
- a CDS encoding integration host factor subunit alpha, whose product MTSTLTKAEIVDNIYEKSGRNRAEVKIQVEAMLDIMKAAIKEDSSLLISGFGKFEAYEKSPRKGRNPQTSESIILSGRKVVVFRISRKLRTELNPQ is encoded by the coding sequence ATGACAAGCACTCTGACCAAAGCGGAGATCGTGGACAATATCTATGAGAAGTCCGGCCGCAACCGGGCCGAAGTCAAAATACAGGTCGAAGCCATGTTGGACATCATGAAGGCGGCCATCAAGGAAGACAGTTCTCTGCTCATCAGCGGATTCGGCAAATTCGAGGCCTATGAGAAGAGCCCCCGCAAGGGCCGCAACCCCCAGACCAGCGAGTCCATCATCCTATCCGGACGCAAGGTGGTGGTTTTTCGCATTTCCCGCAAGCTGAGAACTGAACTCAATCCGCAATGA
- a CDS encoding HD domain-containing protein produces MLNTAPDPATDATWKRLADFIFELGMLRRTPRTGYQFLRSGAENVAEHSFRTAMIGYILARRAGADVPRTVFLCLFHDVHEARIGDFNYVNRIYNTSNPELALTHALEGTGLREEALALWRELEAGETLESHLAQDADQLDFIANLKEEQDMGNPYAPKWLKHAVLRLKTDAARELAQAVLRTDQSGWWFDRPDESWWRRGNGTPQSPQVDDKA; encoded by the coding sequence ATGCTGAATACCGCTCCTGATCCGGCCACGGACGCCACCTGGAAACGCCTGGCCGACTTCATTTTCGAGCTGGGCATGCTGCGGCGCACCCCGCGCACGGGATACCAGTTTCTGCGTTCGGGCGCGGAAAACGTGGCCGAACACTCCTTCCGCACGGCCATGATCGGCTATATTCTGGCCCGCCGGGCCGGAGCCGACGTCCCCAGAACCGTGTTCCTGTGCCTGTTTCACGACGTGCACGAAGCCCGGATCGGGGATTTCAACTACGTCAATCGTATCTACAACACCTCCAATCCGGAACTGGCCCTGACCCATGCCCTGGAAGGCACAGGTCTGCGCGAGGAAGCCCTGGCCCTGTGGCGGGAACTGGAGGCGGGTGAAACCCTGGAATCGCATCTGGCTCAGGATGCGGACCAGCTCGACTTCATCGCCAACCTGAAGGAAGAGCAGGATATGGGCAACCCGTATGCCCCCAAATGGCTGAAGCACGCGGTACTGCGCCTCAAGACGGATGCGGCCCGCGAACTGGCCCAGGCCGTGCTGCGGACGGACCAGTCCGGCTGGTGGTTCGACCGGCCCGACGAGTCCTGGTGGCGCAGAGGTAACGGCACGCCCCAGTCCCCGCAGGTTGATGACAAGGCATGA
- the argJ gene encoding bifunctional glutamate N-acetyltransferase/amino-acid acetyltransferase ArgJ — protein MNIPAGFRFAVAQCGFKRPDRFDLGVAVSDVPAVAAGVFTTNRFQAAPIQVARQHLKAGRESIRAIVANSGQANACTGQEGLDNCRASLRLLGILGLEPSEVLPASTGVIGDQLKMDLWEKGTAGLRETLGRATLMDLAKAVMTTDTFPKIAAREVRLHGGTARLAGFCKGAGMICPDMATMLGFIFCDAGVEPQWWQEALARCVERSFNAITVDGDTSTNDCVFALANGASVRAEAGDLPPLEGALLEICQDLAYMIVQDAEGGTKVMHIHVTGADTTADARMAARAVGNSPLVKTALYGRDPNWGRIVAALGRSGASFEPEKVTVRIAGKTIFQNGTPVQADWDSLLASALRRDLVNIEVDLGAGNSRTMLMASDLTEEYVKINAEYRS, from the coding sequence ATGAACATTCCCGCAGGATTTCGTTTCGCCGTCGCCCAGTGCGGCTTCAAGCGTCCGGACCGCTTCGATCTCGGCGTCGCGGTCAGTGATGTCCCGGCCGTGGCCGCGGGTGTATTCACCACCAACCGTTTCCAGGCCGCACCCATTCAGGTGGCCCGCCAGCATCTGAAAGCCGGCCGCGAATCCATCCGCGCCATCGTGGCCAACTCGGGGCAGGCCAACGCCTGTACCGGCCAGGAGGGTCTGGACAACTGCCGGGCCAGTCTGCGCCTGCTGGGCATTCTGGGACTAGAGCCCTCGGAAGTGCTGCCCGCGTCCACGGGCGTCATCGGCGACCAGCTGAAAATGGATCTGTGGGAAAAAGGTACGGCGGGCCTGCGGGAAACACTGGGCCGGGCCACCCTGATGGACCTGGCCAAGGCCGTCATGACCACGGACACCTTTCCCAAGATTGCGGCCAGGGAAGTACGGCTGCACGGCGGCACCGCCCGGCTGGCGGGCTTCTGCAAGGGCGCGGGCATGATCTGTCCGGATATGGCCACCATGCTCGGCTTCATCTTCTGCGATGCGGGAGTGGAGCCCCAGTGGTGGCAGGAAGCTCTGGCCCGCTGCGTGGAGAGAAGCTTCAACGCCATCACCGTGGACGGAGATACCAGCACCAACGACTGTGTTTTCGCCCTGGCCAACGGCGCAAGCGTCCGGGCCGAGGCGGGCGATCTGCCTCCGCTGGAAGGTGCGCTGCTGGAGATATGCCAGGACCTGGCCTACATGATCGTGCAGGATGCCGAGGGCGGTACCAAAGTCATGCACATTCATGTCACCGGCGCGGACACCACGGCAGACGCCCGGATGGCCGCCAGAGCCGTGGGCAATTCGCCTCTGGTCAAGACGGCGCTCTACGGACGCGATCCGAACTGGGGGCGGATTGTGGCCGCCCTCGGGCGCAGCGGCGCTTCTTTCGAGCCCGAAAAAGTGACCGTGCGCATAGCCGGCAAGACCATTTTCCAAAACGGCACGCCCGTTCAGGCGGACTGGGATTCTCTGCTGGCCTCGGCCCTGCGCCGGGATCTGGTGAATATCGAAGTGGACCTGGGGGCCGGAAACAGCCGGACCATGCTCATGGCCTCCGACCTGACCGAGGAATATGTGAAAATCAATGCTGAATACCGCTCCTGA